The nucleotide sequence TCATCATTCATGCTTACCTGATAACCATATCTGTCATCTTCGTTTTCACCAAAAAGATCAGCTCCTTTTTGTGTCCATGTTCCGTCGATATTTTCATACACACGAACTTTACCCGCGTCCGCAGCAATCTCATCATTCTGCATTGCTCCGGTGATAAAAGTGCTTCCGTCTGCACTTATATCAACATCTCTTCCGAAATAATCATCGGCTGCTTCACCGTTAATATCTTGGCCTATTTGTGTCCAGCTTTGTGCTTGTATAGTCATAAAAAAAACAAGCATTCCTATTAGTAAAACTGTTATTTTTTTTGTCATATATTTTATGTTTTATTCCAACTAACGTCAAAGTTTAGTTGTTGATTATTAATTGTTTATAGTTTTTCAGTTTTGTACTCATTCTTCTCTTTTTCTTCCCTCGTTAGCTAAAATATTCAACGAAATTTTTCAGTAGGGGGATTGCCCATAACGTTGAGTATATGCAAAGTGGGCGATTGCGGGCTTCAAACGTATCAAACCGCCATAAAGTTGAAGCGGGCTACAATCCTATAATTTACAATGTTACGCCTATTTTGTATATACAGTGTTAGCAACTTTTACAATAGCTTTAATCAAGAATACATCGAATTGAATGCCCTCTAATTTTATCTCTATCATAATAAAATAAACCACTCTGATTAGTATTCAGAACATAGTACCAAGCATCAGTACCATTTGTTTCGGTCGAAGTCCAGAAATATCCGTTTACACCTACAAAAGTGAAATTTCCGTCTGTAAATCTCAGGTCACCTGGTAATCCGGTGAAACCACTTTCATTATTTGCTCCGGTGTTTGGACTATTCCAGTATTCTGTTCCGGTTTGTTTTAATTTTCCTCCTGCAACAGTCTCTCCACCCAAATAGTCCATTAATGTAGCCCATTCCTGATCAGATGGGATATGCCACCCGACAGGACAAATATTTTTACTTTCAGTTACAACAAACCAGTTATATAAAGCACCGTAGATAGTTCCATACTCTTCATAGTTATTATCAAACCAACAATAAGCAGGAGTAGTTAAATTTATCCAAGTTGAGCCATTCGTTACATTTGGCAAGAGGGTCCCGTCATTATAATGTGTAGCTCTTAGATTTTCACCCATCCATGTTTGTGTACCGATCTTCACAGTACTGTAATGATAGCTGTCTCCATCTGTAGCCTCCACAAATTCTACTGTAACTGTTGTACTTTCAGATGGAATAAGAGTTGAAATTGTAGAATAGTTTCCTGAAATCAATCTAAAAAATAATAAATCACCCTCATTATATTGCATTTGTACAGTTTCTTTTGTGTTTTTTAAGGACTTATTTTCTGTTTCTATTTCATT is from Bacteroidales bacterium and encodes:
- a CDS encoding T9SS type A sorting domain-containing protein translates to MKKIKLFIILFFVYSGLYAQDYQISFSGTGASSTVESVEVENLTQGTSLTINGDDILHLVGAVGINNLDIENNNALQIYPNPTKDICNIKFDLLNSGYVSVELFEITGKKIFFENKQLKAGIQYFSIRGLNNGIYFINIKTTGNILSGTIISNTSLLDHPQIYFKETNEIETENKSLKNTKETVQMQYNEGDLLFFRLISGNYSTISTLIPSESTTVTVEFVEATDGDSYHYSTVKIGTQTWMGENLRATHYNDGTLLPNVTNGSTWINLTTPAYCWFDNNYEEYGTIYGALYNWFVVTESKNICPVGWHIPSDQEWATLMDYLGGETVAGGKLKQTGTEYWNSPNTGANNESGFTGLPGDLRFTDGNFTFVGVNGYFWTSTETNGTDAWYYVLNTNQSGLFYYDRDKIRGHSIRCILD